The following coding sequences lie in one Flavobacterium sp. 20NA77.7 genomic window:
- a CDS encoding sugar porter family MFS transporter: MAKNNKYYILFIALSAALGGLLFGYDTAVISGAIGNLTEFFHLSPVETGWAISSALVGCLIGAFFSDFLSDTFGRKVTMFITAILFILNSVGTAFPTSFTMFVLFRIVGGIGVGIASMVVPMYIAEIAPPKRRGALVGNYQLAIVIGIVVVYFVNYFIALQGDANWNLNIGWRWMFGSEIIPSLLFLIFIFLIPESPRWLFHKGETSKAIAVLQKLNTAEEVAQVQSEIENSLHQEDKNQWKHLGSSMFKKALFVGIGLSILQQLTGINAILYYAPEIFKSLGSSTDVSLLETSILGVVNLIFTLFAIKLVDKMGRKPLLYIGSIGMTIALAAVGLFIYFDAVGNWVLPFLLLFMGAFSISWGPIVWVLLSEIFPTKIRSLALAISVFIQWVANFIVTQFFPTLVENQWLKDHFNGAFPFYLFSVICLFSLFFVWKKVPETKNKTLEQMDTLWK; this comes from the coding sequence ATGGCTAAAAATAACAAATACTACATTCTTTTTATCGCATTAAGCGCCGCATTGGGTGGCTTATTATTTGGATATGATACAGCTGTTATATCTGGTGCTATCGGAAATTTAACCGAATTTTTTCATTTATCGCCTGTTGAAACAGGTTGGGCAATTTCTAGCGCATTGGTGGGTTGTTTAATTGGTGCTTTTTTCTCCGATTTTTTAAGTGATACGTTTGGACGAAAAGTAACCATGTTTATTACAGCGATACTTTTTATTCTAAATTCTGTCGGAACGGCCTTCCCTACTTCGTTTACGATGTTTGTACTATTTCGTATTGTTGGTGGAATTGGTGTTGGAATTGCCTCTATGGTTGTACCCATGTATATTGCTGAAATTGCTCCGCCTAAACGACGCGGCGCCTTAGTAGGAAATTATCAATTGGCTATTGTAATTGGAATTGTGGTGGTATATTTTGTAAATTACTTTATCGCATTACAGGGTGATGCCAATTGGAATTTGAATATCGGCTGGCGATGGATGTTTGGCTCTGAAATTATTCCTTCGCTCCTATTTCTAATTTTTATTTTTCTAATTCCAGAAAGTCCTAGATGGTTATTTCATAAAGGCGAAACCAGCAAAGCCATTGCAGTTCTTCAAAAATTAAATACGGCTGAAGAGGTAGCTCAAGTTCAATCTGAAATTGAAAATTCATTACATCAAGAAGATAAAAATCAGTGGAAACATTTAGGTAGTTCAATGTTTAAAAAAGCACTTTTTGTAGGTATCGGACTTTCTATTTTACAGCAATTAACCGGAATTAATGCCATTTTGTATTATGCTCCAGAAATCTTTAAAAGCCTAGGAAGCTCTACCGATGTTTCGCTACTAGAAACAAGCATTTTAGGTGTTGTGAATTTAATTTTCACTCTGTTTGCCATTAAATTAGTAGATAAAATGGGTAGAAAACCACTGCTTTACATCGGTTCTATTGGTATGACTATTGCCTTAGCTGCCGTTGGTCTTTTCATTTATTTTGATGCTGTTGGAAATTGGGTGTTACCTTTCTTACTGCTATTTATGGGCGCTTTTAGTATTTCTTGGGGTCCAATCGTATGGGTATTATTATCTGAAATTTTCCCTACTAAAATAAGAAGTTTAGCTTTGGCAATTAGTGTTTTCATTCAATGGGTGGCAAATTTTATAGTAACTCAATTTTTTCCTACTTTAGTTGAAAACCAATGGTTGAAAGATCATTTTAATGGTGCATTTCCATTTTACTTGTTTTCTGTAATTTGCTTATTTTCATTATTTTTTGTTTGGAAAAAAGTGCCTGAAACCAAGAATAAAACCCTCGAACAAATGGATACTTTATGGAAATAA
- a CDS encoding GH92 family glycosyl hydrolase, which yields MEIKKTFYCVVFLLTILSVNAQNNAKFVNTFIGTDGTGHTFPGPSMPFGMVQPGPDNSIEGWNHTSGYQYKDTLLLGFSQMRFSGTGIGEMGNILLLPFNQNKIKYKNSYHKDSEKASIGYYTLTKKDGIKVELTCSERVAFHKYTYPDKQAQLLLDFQHGIQFLNDSLVLENDIKIENNTTISGYCKTKGWVTKKYFFTIHFETPFSEIQELPKGKKQNAPIFKIGFDLADNKILQTKIALSTVSIEGAQLNLKSEIPHWNFEKVKLNAEKVWNDYLNRIDIEAPQKQKEIFYTSLYHLLLQPSNIADADGNYRGANDAINNAPNKEYFSTLSIWDIYRGAFPLLQIIAPEKIDGIINTLLLHHKAAGFLPIWTAWGQDNYCMIGNHAISMILSAYTNGFKGFDKDEALKAMIETSTKSHINSDWELYNQYGYYPFDKLDNEAVSRTLESGYDDWCVAEMAENLNDKINQVSFKKRAHYYKNLFDANTNLFRGKDTNGNWRRPFDPLTATSPMNNPGDYTEANAWQYFWTPTQYDVEGMKNLLGGKKEFTKKLNDFFTIESVNPNKFLGQEAMIGQYAHGNEPSHHIVYLYAFSDTPKVGQKYIHKIINEFHNNTPDGMIGNDDCGQMSAWYILSTLGFYPVNPANGEFVLGVPQVKNATIHLKNNKKFTISTSNFSEENSYSNTQKLNNIELSKPIINYSDIINGGTLNFQMTNQN from the coding sequence ATGGAAATAAAAAAAACCTTTTATTGTGTAGTGTTTTTGCTTACTATTTTAAGTGTAAATGCTCAAAACAATGCCAAGTTTGTAAATACTTTTATAGGAACTGATGGTACAGGTCATACGTTTCCAGGCCCTTCTATGCCTTTTGGAATGGTGCAACCGGGACCTGACAATTCAATTGAAGGTTGGAACCACACGAGCGGCTATCAGTACAAAGATACGTTACTTTTAGGTTTTTCACAAATGCGCTTTAGTGGCACAGGAATTGGCGAAATGGGTAATATCCTTTTATTACCATTCAATCAAAATAAAATAAAATACAAAAATAGTTATCATAAAGACTCAGAAAAAGCAAGTATTGGTTATTACACTTTAACTAAGAAAGATGGTATTAAAGTAGAATTAACGTGTTCAGAAAGAGTTGCTTTTCATAAATATACTTATCCTGACAAACAAGCGCAATTGTTGTTGGATTTTCAACACGGTATTCAATTTTTAAACGATAGTTTGGTGTTAGAGAATGATATTAAAATTGAAAATAATACAACGATTTCAGGGTATTGTAAAACCAAAGGATGGGTAACCAAAAAATATTTTTTTACGATACATTTTGAAACTCCTTTTTCAGAAATACAAGAGCTTCCGAAAGGTAAAAAGCAAAATGCACCCATATTTAAAATTGGTTTTGATTTAGCTGATAATAAAATTTTACAAACAAAGATTGCATTATCTACTGTTAGTATTGAAGGTGCACAATTGAACTTGAAATCTGAGATACCGCATTGGAATTTTGAAAAAGTAAAACTAAATGCCGAGAAAGTTTGGAATGATTATCTCAACCGAATTGACATCGAAGCACCTCAAAAACAAAAAGAAATCTTCTATACTTCGCTATACCATTTATTATTACAACCCTCAAATATTGCCGATGCAGATGGTAACTATCGCGGCGCTAATGATGCAATCAATAATGCACCAAATAAGGAATACTTCTCTACTTTATCTATTTGGGATATTTACAGAGGTGCTTTTCCTTTGTTGCAAATTATTGCGCCTGAAAAAATTGATGGTATCATAAACACCTTATTATTGCATCATAAAGCCGCTGGATTTTTACCTATTTGGACGGCTTGGGGACAAGATAATTATTGTATGATAGGCAATCACGCAATATCGATGATTTTATCGGCTTATACCAATGGTTTTAAGGGTTTTGACAAAGACGAAGCACTCAAAGCCATGATTGAAACTTCAACCAAAAGTCACATTAATTCCGATTGGGAATTGTATAATCAATATGGCTATTATCCCTTTGATAAATTAGATAATGAAGCGGTTTCAAGAACGTTAGAAAGTGGCTATGACGATTGGTGTGTAGCGGAAATGGCTGAGAATTTAAACGATAAAATAAATCAAGTTTCCTTTAAAAAAAGAGCCCATTATTATAAAAATCTATTTGATGCGAATACCAATTTATTTCGAGGAAAAGATACCAATGGCAATTGGAGAAGGCCATTTGACCCTTTGACAGCTACCTCACCCATGAACAATCCAGGCGATTATACCGAAGCAAATGCTTGGCAATACTTTTGGACTCCAACGCAATATGATGTAGAGGGTATGAAAAATCTATTGGGAGGAAAAAAGGAATTCACCAAAAAACTAAATGATTTTTTCACCATTGAAAGTGTCAATCCAAATAAATTTTTAGGACAAGAAGCCATGATTGGTCAATATGCACATGGTAACGAACCGAGTCATCATATTGTTTACTTATATGCTTTTTCAGATACACCAAAAGTGGGACAAAAATACATTCATAAAATCATCAACGAATTTCACAACAATACACCAGATGGAATGATAGGTAACGACGATTGCGGTCAAATGTCGGCTTGGTATATTTTATCTACATTAGGGTTTTATCCTGTAAATCCAGCAAATGGCGAATTTGTTTTGGGTGTGCCTCAAGTTAAAAACGCTACAATCCATCTAAAAAATAATAAAAAATTTACCATAAGTACATCTAATTTTTCTGAAGAGAATAGTTATTCAAACACTCAAAAACTAAACAATATAGAATTAAGTAAACCAATTATAAACTATTCGGATATTATAAATGGCGGAACACTTAATTTTCAAATGACAAATCAAAACTAA
- a CDS encoding beta-L-arabinofuranosidase domain-containing protein has protein sequence MRNIHKTLLIFTLFTLTLHGQNQNKVAEKYQILPFGSIKPTGWLKTQMQKDVDGFVGNLDKLVPDLINDPIYSTGRLHKNSTVKDLGNNKEGDAEGSEQYKWWNSETQSNWWDGYIRNVILLNDKAGLKKVEQYVQKVLKSQDEDGYIGIYDKELRYNFNSENGELWSKATMYRGLLAYYEYSKDKKVWNALVKAVDNVMINYPIGKSSPFESGKAFNGGVSHGLTFTDVLDKMYQITGNIKYADYALFLFLDFSKTYQSEKDVQLNNILNPNYKLQSHGVHTYEHLRPLIVAAYASNNSELQKALEIYIRRIEQATTLTGGAIGDEWIAERTADATHTGYEYCSLHELLDSYTVLLQKQGNPKTAEIIETIFYNAAQGSRNPNHSCIAYLKTDNSFEMMGTKNGEVEPNRNQTRYKYSPAHQDVAVCCNPNAGRITPYFIEKSWLKENENMLVNVLLMPNSVETKIQNQFIKIETITEYPYENTFTFKISNPNFVQPIIKIRKPAWASKVITNESYVLENDFIVIDRKFGNEDKIQIEFKTEIQIKEDANQEKYFSYGALFYAKPIEAIEQRGKSYFTHFDDLTYKPININRFEFIEDNQATFNNGQIILKAKNKTTNQLENITLIPFGKTILRQVSF, from the coding sequence ATGAGAAATATTCATAAAACACTACTAATTTTCACTTTATTCACTTTGACATTACATGGTCAAAACCAAAATAAAGTGGCTGAAAAATATCAAATACTACCTTTTGGGAGCATCAAGCCAACCGGATGGCTGAAGACACAAATGCAAAAAGATGTTGATGGATTTGTGGGTAATTTGGATAAATTGGTGCCTGACTTAATCAATGACCCAATTTACAGTACTGGTAGATTGCATAAAAACAGTACGGTTAAAGATTTAGGGAACAATAAAGAAGGTGATGCTGAAGGCAGCGAACAATACAAATGGTGGAACAGCGAAACACAATCCAATTGGTGGGATGGGTACATTAGAAATGTAATCCTATTGAATGACAAAGCAGGACTTAAAAAAGTGGAACAATATGTTCAAAAAGTTTTGAAATCGCAAGATGAAGATGGCTATATTGGTATTTACGATAAAGAATTACGGTATAATTTCAATTCAGAAAATGGCGAGTTATGGTCAAAAGCTACTATGTATCGAGGTTTACTAGCGTATTATGAGTATTCAAAAGATAAAAAAGTATGGAATGCCTTAGTTAAAGCTGTGGATAATGTAATGATAAATTATCCAATAGGTAAATCAAGTCCGTTTGAATCAGGCAAAGCTTTTAATGGTGGTGTTTCACACGGATTAACGTTTACCGATGTTTTAGATAAAATGTATCAAATCACAGGCAATATAAAATATGCAGACTATGCCCTATTTTTATTTTTAGATTTTAGCAAAACCTATCAATCCGAAAAAGATGTGCAATTGAACAATATTTTAAATCCAAATTACAAGCTACAATCGCATGGTGTGCATACCTACGAGCATTTACGTCCTTTAATTGTAGCTGCTTACGCCTCAAACAATAGTGAATTACAAAAAGCACTAGAAATTTATATTCGAAGAATTGAACAAGCTACAACACTAACAGGTGGGGCTATTGGCGATGAATGGATTGCCGAAAGAACTGCAGATGCAACTCATACAGGTTATGAATATTGTTCGTTACATGAATTATTAGACAGTTATACCGTTTTATTACAAAAGCAAGGAAATCCTAAAACGGCAGAAATCATAGAGACTATTTTCTACAATGCAGCTCAAGGTTCTAGAAACCCGAATCATTCTTGTATTGCTTATCTAAAGACCGATAATTCGTTTGAAATGATGGGTACAAAAAATGGTGAAGTGGAGCCTAACCGCAATCAAACCAGATACAAATATTCACCTGCACATCAAGATGTAGCGGTTTGTTGCAATCCCAATGCGGGTAGAATTACTCCTTATTTCATTGAAAAATCATGGCTAAAAGAAAACGAAAACATGCTTGTAAATGTACTTTTAATGCCTAATTCTGTAGAAACAAAAATTCAAAATCAATTTATTAAAATAGAAACTATTACGGAATATCCTTATGAGAATACATTTACCTTCAAGATTTCAAATCCTAATTTTGTGCAACCTATAATCAAAATTAGAAAACCAGCATGGGCTAGTAAAGTTATAACTAATGAAAGCTATGTTTTGGAAAATGATTTCATAGTTATTGATAGAAAATTTGGAAATGAGGATAAAATTCAAATTGAATTTAAAACCGAAATTCAAATTAAAGAAGATGCAAATCAAGAGAAATATTTTAGCTACGGCGCATTGTTTTATGCGAAACCCATTGAAGCTATTGAGCAAAGAGGAAAATCGTATTTCACTCATTTTGATGATTTAACCTATAAGCCAATTAATATCAATCGTTTTGAATTTATTGAGGATAATCAAGCTACTTTCAATAATGGTCAGATCATTTTGAAAGCAAAAAATAAAACCACTAATCAATTAGAAAACATTACGCTTATCCCATTTGGCAAAACCATTTTAAGACAAGTTAGTTTTTAG
- a CDS encoding M1 family metallopeptidase has protein sequence MYHYSIALFFCALISYAQTFTKKDSLQGGLREERTCFDVLRYDLDLTLNPQERFLSGSTTISFKLDDDSQVIQLDLFDNMAIDNMVLDAKTKVTFTREYNAIFIKFAKKLQKGSLHQLKIDYSGNPHVAKNAPWDGGFVFSSDTSGKPWIGVAVQGTGASLWYPCKDTQTDEPDNGASIKVAVPDGLMNVSNGRFLGSTKVKNGYTRWDWEVKNPINNYDITLNVGDYVHIHDNHKGLDLDYYVLRENEAKAKMHFDNDVKPMMDCFQSKFGIYPFFEDGYKLVETPYLGMEHQSAVAYGNKYKKGYMGYDLSGTGAGMFFDYITIHETGHEWFGNSITSKDIADMWIHEGFTTYTETVFIECTKGYDEALKYVNGQAKSVRNDRPIIGKFGVNHEGSGDMYYKGALMLNTIRHILNDDVKWWKLLRDYSETYKKQIIDTKTVIDFFNKESGLDLTPVFMQYLTTTKIPRLVLHKNSANLEYSWENTLPEFSMPIDITIQGKTMRIYPTTAIKELAVDNGVTLQDIDVATKRFYIKVSKKE, from the coding sequence ATGTACCACTATAGTATTGCCTTATTTTTTTGTGCCCTAATTAGTTATGCACAAACCTTTACCAAAAAAGATTCTTTGCAAGGTGGGCTTCGTGAAGAACGCACCTGTTTTGATGTGTTGCGTTATGATTTAGACCTTACCCTAAATCCACAAGAACGTTTTTTAAGTGGTAGTACTACCATTTCGTTTAAACTAGATGATGATTCCCAAGTAATTCAACTCGATTTATTTGACAATATGGCTATTGACAACATGGTTTTAGATGCCAAAACTAAAGTAACGTTTACCCGAGAATACAATGCTATTTTTATCAAATTTGCTAAAAAATTACAAAAAGGCTCGTTACACCAACTAAAAATTGACTATTCAGGCAATCCACATGTAGCTAAAAATGCACCTTGGGATGGTGGTTTTGTGTTTTCTTCAGATACCTCAGGAAAACCCTGGATTGGAGTAGCCGTTCAAGGTACAGGGGCAAGTTTATGGTATCCATGCAAAGACACTCAAACAGACGAACCCGATAATGGTGCTTCTATAAAAGTGGCTGTACCTGATGGTTTAATGAATGTTTCTAACGGCCGTTTTCTAGGAAGTACAAAAGTTAAAAATGGTTATACGCGTTGGGATTGGGAAGTAAAAAACCCCATTAACAATTATGACATTACGTTAAATGTTGGTGATTATGTTCATATTCATGATAATCATAAGGGACTCGACTTAGATTACTATGTGCTTCGCGAAAATGAAGCTAAAGCAAAAATGCACTTTGACAATGATGTTAAACCCATGATGGATTGCTTTCAATCTAAATTTGGCATCTATCCGTTCTTTGAGGACGGGTACAAATTAGTAGAAACCCCTTATTTAGGAATGGAACATCAAAGTGCTGTAGCCTATGGAAACAAGTATAAAAAAGGGTACATGGGCTATGACTTATCAGGAACTGGTGCAGGTATGTTCTTTGATTATATAACCATTCATGAAACAGGACACGAATGGTTTGGAAATAGCATAACTAGTAAAGACATTGCCGATATGTGGATTCATGAAGGATTTACTACCTATACAGAAACCGTATTTATTGAATGTACTAAAGGCTATGATGAAGCTTTAAAATATGTTAATGGTCAAGCCAAAAGCGTAAGAAATGATCGTCCTATTATTGGAAAATTTGGCGTAAATCATGAAGGTAGTGGCGACATGTATTATAAAGGAGCTTTGATGTTAAATACAATTAGACACATCCTGAACGACGATGTAAAATGGTGGAAATTACTACGTGATTATTCCGAAACCTACAAAAAACAAATCATTGATACTAAAACTGTAATTGATTTTTTTAATAAAGAAAGTGGTCTAGACCTAACTCCTGTATTCATGCAATACCTTACAACTACAAAAATACCTCGTTTGGTACTTCATAAAAATAGTGCTAATTTAGAATACAGTTGGGAAAATACACTTCCAGAATTTTCTATGCCTATAGATATAACTATTCAAGGAAAAACGATGCGTATCTACCCTACTACTGCCATAAAAGAGCTAGCTGTTGATAATGGAGTAACACTTCAAGACATTGATGTAGCAACCAAACGTTTTTACATTAAAGTGAGTAAAAAAGAGTAA
- a CDS encoding AMP-binding protein encodes MSAFIHPDFKLNGQSYGLLELLALALQWSKEGMLYEKEIGNFLLDWLNNETHLMVTTSGSTGKPKKIYLSKSAMKASAEATASYFHLQPKDTALLCLSAQYIAGKMMLVRALQIGMHIDVIEPSTMPLQTLTKSYDFAAMVPLQVAQSLSDLSKIKTLLIGGAKLQPELVSKLAQLPTQIYETYGMTETITHIAVKRVGESNFSLLPHVKITVDERNCLVIHAPFISEEAIVTNDVVEVCSPTQFKLKGRWDNVINSGGIKIFPEELEDTLSAYITSRFFIAAQPDELLGEKVILVLESAPFELDNSVFEALTAYQKPKAVYFVPTFIETPTQKINRPKTLELISR; translated from the coding sequence ATGTCTGCATTCATTCATCCCGATTTTAAACTAAACGGACAGTCTTATGGCCTATTAGAGTTGCTTGCTTTAGCTTTACAATGGTCAAAAGAAGGGATGTTGTATGAAAAAGAGATAGGTAATTTTCTTTTAGATTGGTTGAATAATGAAACGCATCTTATGGTTACAACTTCTGGTTCTACTGGTAAACCAAAAAAAATATATTTGTCAAAAAGTGCTATGAAAGCTTCGGCAGAAGCAACGGCAAGTTATTTCCATTTACAACCAAAAGATACCGCTTTACTTTGTTTATCTGCTCAGTATATAGCGGGCAAAATGATGCTGGTAAGGGCGCTGCAAATAGGCATGCATATAGATGTAATAGAACCTTCAACTATGCCTTTGCAAACATTGACTAAGTCATATGATTTTGCAGCAATGGTACCTCTGCAAGTGGCACAATCGCTGTCTGATTTATCAAAGATAAAAACGTTGCTTATTGGTGGTGCAAAATTGCAGCCCGAATTGGTTTCAAAATTAGCACAACTTCCCACTCAAATTTATGAAACGTATGGCATGACAGAAACTATTACACATATAGCGGTTAAGCGAGTAGGAGAATCTAATTTTTCTTTATTACCTCACGTGAAAATAACCGTTGATGAACGAAATTGCTTAGTTATTCATGCTCCCTTTATTTCGGAAGAAGCTATAGTGACCAATGATGTTGTGGAAGTATGTTCACCTACCCAATTTAAATTAAAAGGACGCTGGGATAATGTAATTAATTCAGGGGGCATAAAAATTTTTCCTGAAGAGCTTGAAGATACTTTAAGTGCCTATATCACTTCACGCTTTTTTATAGCTGCACAACCCGATGAATTATTAGGCGAAAAAGTTATTTTAGTTCTTGAATCTGCACCTTTTGAATTAGATAATTCGGTTTTTGAAGCTTTAACAGCTTATCAAAAACCAAAAGCGGTTTATTTTGTTCCAACATTTATTGAGACACCTACACAAAAAATAAATAGACCTAAAACCCTAGAATTAATTAGTCGCTAG
- a CDS encoding CPBP family intramembrane glutamic endopeptidase: MYIEQLQKYKPKLVLYLPIPFGFLGLMIYNYMSTANLDTAKLMQDYIKNFGENVTFMLLIVPFAIFLLGLLLYNRHVQNNSIRLLTTSRTKIDWRRVFFSFSVWGIFTVVSTLISFWLMPQDFVWNFKPFPFFVFLLLAVIFIPLQTSFEEYLFRAHLLQGLGLATQTRWVPLIVTSVLFGLMHAANPEVEKMGFIIMLYYIGTGLFLGILTLMDEGLELALGFHAANNLIGALLLTSDWSAFQTNSLFKDVSEPQVALQIVVPVVLIYPLLLLIFSKKYKWKNWDQKLFGSLQTIETE; encoded by the coding sequence ATGTATATTGAACAATTACAAAAATATAAACCAAAATTAGTGTTATATCTTCCTATTCCATTTGGGTTTTTAGGGTTAATGATTTATAACTATATGAGTACCGCAAATTTAGATACAGCTAAACTCATGCAAGATTATATTAAAAATTTTGGGGAGAATGTTACATTTATGTTGCTTATTGTACCCTTTGCTATATTTTTACTAGGTTTATTACTGTACAATAGACATGTACAAAATAATTCCATTAGATTATTGACGACTTCAAGAACCAAAATAGATTGGCGTCGTGTCTTTTTTTCATTTAGTGTATGGGGTATATTTACTGTAGTTTCCACTTTAATTTCCTTTTGGCTAATGCCTCAAGATTTTGTTTGGAATTTTAAACCCTTTCCTTTTTTTGTTTTTTTACTTTTAGCCGTTATTTTTATTCCACTTCAAACTTCTTTTGAAGAATATTTATTCAGAGCCCACCTATTACAAGGCTTGGGGTTGGCCACTCAAACAAGATGGGTGCCATTAATAGTCACATCTGTTTTATTTGGATTGATGCATGCAGCCAATCCAGAAGTAGAAAAAATGGGGTTCATAATTATGTTGTATTACATAGGCACAGGCTTGTTTTTAGGAATACTTACATTAATGGATGAAGGCTTAGAGTTAGCACTAGGTTTTCATGCAGCTAATAATTTAATTGGAGCATTGTTACTTACTTCCGACTGGTCTGCTTTTCAAACAAATTCATTATTTAAAGACGTTTCTGAGCCTCAAGTAGCTTTGCAAATTGTTGTGCCTGTTGTATTAATTTATCCCCTATTGTTGCTGATTTTTTCAAAAAAATACAAATGGAAAAATTGGGATCAAAAGTTATTTGGCTCACTACAAACCATTGAAACGGAATAG
- a CDS encoding ArsC/Spx/MgsR family protein: MLTIYHNNRCSKSREGVCFLESLNQPFEIINYFETPFTIESLTEVIGKLNCKPIELVRTKEKEWISNFKEKSMTDKEIIKAMVDFPRLIERPIVMTNNKAVIARPAEKINTLL, encoded by the coding sequence ATGCTAACCATCTATCACAATAATCGTTGTTCAAAATCAAGAGAAGGTGTTTGTTTTTTAGAATCGTTAAATCAGCCTTTCGAAATAATAAATTATTTTGAAACTCCATTTACCATTGAATCACTCACAGAAGTCATTGGCAAATTGAATTGTAAACCTATTGAATTAGTGCGGACAAAAGAAAAAGAATGGATTTCTAATTTTAAAGAAAAATCAATGACTGACAAGGAAATCATTAAAGCTATGGTTGACTTTCCAAGACTAATTGAAAGACCGATTGTTATGACAAACAATAAAGCTGTAATTGCCCGTCCAGCAGAAAAAATAAATACGCTATTATAA